TAAAAATAGATGTAATAGTGACAACTATTACATTCCTCTGTAAATATAACTACTTCTAATAATAAGGGAGTATTAACAATcgatgagtttgattgatattaGGATGCAAACTTTGCACATACTAGTGGGTCTACGGACCAGGTTATTCACGTGAACTCGAATCtgtattcaaaatttagagTACGTAAACATATAAACAAAaatgagatgtagagatttttaaGTCATTCCAAACGATTAAACTTGTTTGAAATTATCGAATACGATATCAAAACTcagttttttatcgattcgacgatgATCGATGTCGATGACGACAGGTGCCTGTCATTAGATCCTCGGCAAAATTTACACAGCAAGTTTGAGATGTCTCACGAATCTCTCCCTAATTTGATGTCAAAAGACACAAAATTGCGATCTATAGGATAACAAACAAACAAATGCAAATCGAATCATTTCAGGAATCTCATTACGTTTGGCAATAATTGTAAGGAAGTCAAAAAATAATTCTGTCAAAGAATGTGTATGTTTCCTTACAAAGAGAAAAATTCGTATTTAGCGTTTGTTAAAGTAATGTTTCAGatgtaaatttcaataaaatctataaagtagttacaaaaaacaaaattaaggGTTTGTCATTTAGGAAATAATGTTTGCATTTTAACACTAGATTCtagttaattttatattcagtgTTATTTAAATagataattaaacaattttaatttggagattggataatatggaaatttagagatttagaaatttggagaactgaaaatttcaaagaacaGAAATACAGAGGAtgcaaaatttaggaaattgaaaatttagaatgtttgcaatttagcaaacttaaaataagaaaatgtgtcatttttaaaaatgaatgatttgaagatttagaaatgtaggatcATGGAAacctagaaaattgaaaatttaggaaattgaaaatatagaaaatttgaattttggaagcagaaaattaaaaatatttgcagtttaaaaaattaaaaatttaaaaatttaagtaatgggaaatttagaactttagtgatttgaaatttaaaagtttgaaaatttagagagtggaaatttgagattataGAAAAAACGTACATCTGGAGAACAGgaaatttagataattaaaaatgattggGAAAAGTAGGTAattgaaagttaaaatattagtgattagaaaatttagtaaatgaaaatgtagcaatttagaaatttagagatttgaggttttgaaattttaaaaatttagaaatttctgtggaaaatttatacatttgaaacTCTTGATATAcatattgaaaagttgaaaattaagaaatctaatattttgaaaatttgaatatatacatataaacacaaaaatataaaaaatcggAGAAACTAAGATTATTCTTTTGATTTCCATTCCATCACTTCTCAATTGCAAGGTAACATAAGTGCTCGCATGCTCACACGTTTTGTTTTGTCCGATCAGAATCGATAGTCGTAGCATTCAACATCATCCATAATATGATAGAGATTTATAGCCGTTATCTATGGCTAGATCGAAGCATATGCACTTTTGCTTATCATCTTGTTCGTTACGGTTCACGATCATTCATCTTGCGTCATCGTACACATCGTTGAAAGAAAGTTTGATGTCATAGATCGGTTAAAGGCGTGGACGGGACATCCACGTGTTTCCGTTGATCAGAAAGGACGTCAAAAgagtgaataaaaataaaaaagaagggTGGAGAACCGCGCGTCGAATGCAACGAGTGGCAAAGTTTTGAGGCAGCTTTTTCTCTCGTTGCACGCTTTCTCATGCATTTCAAATGTACACCCGTCCTCCATGAAGTGAAGTTTTATCAGTCCGTGAATTTTCTTATTTGCCTCGACGCGTACAGACAGAGAATTTCCTGGCTGGAAGAGTAAATAGCGATCGTCGCGAAGCGAGAAAAAGGTTTTCCAACGTCTGGAAAATGGAACGTAATACTGGATGCGATTTACCTGGCTATTCTTGTCGAAGAAAATCATTTTTTCCTGTCTTACGAACATTCCTGTCTCGTTGTTCTACAGATGTTATTTGCACTTTGGTATTTCTTTCTGTCTACTTTTGTGTCTACCTTTTattctttcaaatataattcaaatataattttaaatatgaagaTTATACaactttttttgtttaaaaaacttGTGAAACtgaaggaaatttgggaatttggggaaattagaaaatttgaagatttgaatactTTGTATAtcgcaaatttgaaaaattgaaaaaattaaatagttgagaagtttttaaatttaagaaattttatattattgataagtgtagaaaattgagaatattttggaaaatagatgagtttgaaaaattgggaatttggaaatttgatgatttgaatattttaaatattggaaagtgtgggaaattttgtaatttagaaattgagaattttttgactttgaaaatttctaatttctgtttgaaaactttaaaatttaaaaattgggagattagtaaatttgtaaatttaaaaattttgaaattaagaattttttaaagctTAAACTTCTATTTGAAGATTCGCAAATTTCATCTGATAAAATAGAAATGATGAAAatagacaaaaataaaaataactgttcCATCACGTTAAATTTTAAGTAGCGGCCAGTTCATCGCATTAGCCAAgtatgcaatttaattttaaacaagtttTACAATAAAGTATGTTTGTGCTGGAGCCACCTTAAACAAGTCTTCAGTGACGTTCCATTTTCCGTTGGAAAAAGTTTTAAAACGCCTTTCTCCGGATCGAAAGTTCGTTAAGGCGCAGCGTGCCAGCAAGATGATCTACATTAGAGTGGCTCTCCCCTAAAGAGTCTCCGGAATGCACATTGGTGGTATGCACTGGTATGCCAGTGTCTGTCCCGGTCGAGTAGGAAGAAACTGAATGGGAGAAGCAATTTGGAAAGTCTGTGGACGCTGGGACAAAAGGAAAAGTGAGACATGAGCACGACATAACGGGTCGTATAAATCATCCGTCGGGTCGGCCAGTGGCCTTTGAGCAGTTACTATCCGCTGCTTTGGATGCTTTGAGCAGACCGGTACTCTCTTCTCCGTGTATCCTCCATCTCTCTCGATCGTTTACCGACTGACGATTGACCGACCGTCGACTCCTTAAGCTCGTTTCACAACATCGTCCTTTAAGCCTCTCATCTTCACATCGTCGATACACTGTTGCATCCgaagaaattttatataacagaTCTTCGCAGTTGCGTTTGATGGATTGCTACTACGATGCAAGCAACCGGTTGTCCTTGGTAATACGCGATTAATATTCATGGAAAATTGTATTATCTGTCAAGTTCCATCGAATTACACTGTTTCCTTTCGATAATTTGCATTCTATTTCCGTTTCTCTTTTTTAGTGGAAGAATTGTTGCTGGTTTATAATTtggtaaaataattgaaaattgtttaatgaattttacTGTAGTAGAGGGAAGTGTGTTATAATAGTGATGAGTGCAGATAGGAGGTATCCACCCTCACAAGAATAGTGAAATCCtaagattaatttataatttacatggTAAAATAAAGATATCTTTGtcgatatgttaattttattagatgtTTATCATGGTTCTTTGTTTTATTCTTGTTAAACAAATAAGTTTATCTTAAGTAAAGATATATATGAAGACAGGCCCtctaaaatttatatgaatagAAACCAGCgtaaacatttattttcattatgaaTTGAATATTTCTAAGGTACCTgggtccaaatttcaaaaatcacatctgaaagttttcaagttctataCTTTTAAAGTAGAATTTTCAGAAAtgagaaatttcaaagtcctagaattaaaaaattctttatttttacaatagtaagatctagaaattttagaCTTCAACAATCTTGCAATCCTTAGGactgaaagttaaaaaattgcaaacacTTAGTTCGAgaaggttttcaaatttcagactCCAGAGAAAgtagaatttcgaaattcccaagtcttaaatcataaaatgaacaaatttacatatcctaaactctcaaaatttcaaaactccagACTTATAGTCCTAAACTACTGAAAATGACAGATTTCAAGAACCCATAATTGTATGGCCCAAACATAACTGTTCAAAGACCCGAGaatccaaaatcaaaaaatcgcAAAATCTTATTGTCacaaaactcgaaaattttaaAGTCTCTTAGTCCACCCGTGATCCACTAGCTTataatgcaaatttaaaaaaacaatttcTCTAGTATTTGTAAACTTTTTACAATTCAACTTAACCTTGATATTTAAACCAATCCATTGAAAATAATCCAGTGACCTATCAACGTGTTGGACCCATACTGCGTATCTCTAACAAATTGCCCCTTTCCAGCACAGCTatagattcgactctgtatCGTGTTCGATATTAAAAGCATGCGTTACACCAAATTAGATACAGAAGCAGTACgcggtcgataattgactattaaCTCGGTGCAAAGCAGGCCGCAGCGAAAAATTTCGAGGAGCATTTTCGTCGCGTCATCGAGAGAAGTGTTTTGTTGGTGGCACGGTCAGAAGCTACAGGTGGGCCCCCCAACGCGCGCCCCCCTGTTGCGACGGACCTGAAGCTCGTCTCTCGTTTGGGTCACGTGACCGTATGCTTTCGAAGGGAACGCCGGTGGCTGGACGAAGGGTGGGGGAGGGACAAGAGGCAGTCCTATGTCCGCTACTCGGCTAAGCTGACGGCCCACGACACGGGGCACACTAGACGCGCCACGAGCTTCGTAAACGCACACAAAGAGGGTCACGTCTCGCTTATTATAATACCGTCGCATATGCACTCGCGAACGGGCGGTACGAGTTGGTCAAGTTCGATCGAAATTCCTCGGGGAAGAGAAAATGTGGTCGAACGGTGTTCCTTTTTCGCATTTTGTCTCGTGATCGGACGCGGAAGAGAGAGCCAGTCGTGCAAGTGCTATTAGCAAGGATAGGATGGACGCCTGCGGCATGTACCAAGTGAGTCTGAACGATCTCCCGCGGCTCAAAATGGCCTTGCTTTACCGTAACACTTCTCTCGTTGCCGAGATTTCCCGTAAACGGCTCGTCACCGTGAACGATCGCCACTTATTACCGTGGGATGACAGATGTCACGATGTTTTTGTTTAGACATACATACGTGCCACGTATTTCTGTCTCTTTCCCTCCGTGCGTGTTTGCTGGCCGCTCGATGTTGCGTGCGTGATGTCATGTCtggcaacctaacctaacttgcgAGTAGAGCTGTCTCCATCACGCCCATTCCTGGTACTATTCCGTGAACGAGCGACGCTCGTAAAGCACCGTGTTTTTGTCCTACATGTTTCTTGATCCCGTTCCTTGCAGCTTCCTACTGACGATTGACAGATCGATGTCGATCTATGGATGATAGATCGTTTCTCGTTGCTGTAGAATTTTTTTAACAGCACTAAATCGAACGGTGCATTGATATTTTGCCTTGGCATTGCACCATGCTTTTGTTTATATTCAAGATCATGTCGATACCTCATGACGAAGAATTTCttgatttgtattaaaattcATTCGGCATGGATATGTACCCATTACActtgaagaattttttcttcaaatcacaaactaataatataaacaaatttatttacaaaatagtgagtgatttcaaattattacttttttgtATTACTGCTCTGTTTAaatgatatttgaaatattgctTATTATATAGTTATAAAAAAATAGTGAAACATAATGTGAAAGCTATAACAGTGTTTGCATTTTAACATGTCGCCCACCTTTATCAGTACATGTTTGATACTGATATACTATTgagttacatttttacatttgcataTAATATTTACTCTTACAATTTATGCTTTTCATTTTGTAACTAAACAGtagttttaaattaatagaagtattattatcatatcttatacatttcatatttttgctATAACCATATTAGAGCATATTTgtgtatttttctatttcatgaCATTTCAGTTTCAAGAACATAcacattaaatttgtataaaaaaatctAAGACTGCATTATATGAAATATTCCATTAAAACTTAACAATATTGGTTGCTCCTATTgaataatatgtatttattgtaACATATAATTAACTAGGAAACCTATTTCTGATTTACAGTTTTCTCAAGGCCTGACAGGCAGGCCAGAGCTCTACCAAAAATCCAATAGAAGCAGCCATTCAAGTGACACGAGTTCGGCATACAGTGGATCAGACACAATGACATCCGTTCAAAGTTCATTGGATGCTGATGCAGATGATGTTGATCTGTCAGGGCTTGTTGAATCCATTGTGGATAGCGATGAAGAGGAAGATCTTGCAGAGAGTATGGATGTAAGGACACTCTTTAATTCTATATAAATTGTGTTAATACAATTACTCCCACAATTTAATGTGGTAAAATTAACTGTCATTggtattgtcaatttttcagaGTTTGACTGTTCGCGATCCTGTCAGAGAATGTTTAGAGAAAGATCCTATGGAAAGAACTGAGGATGATATAGAGACACTGTTAGAATTCACGCAACAATTGAAGGCCTTCACAAATATGACTTTGGCAGTAAGAAGAGCGCTGTGCGCTGTAATGGTGTTTGCTGTGGTAGAACGTGCTGGTATGATAGTTTTAAATGATGGCGAAGAATTGGACAGTTGGAGCGTACTCATTAATGGCGCAGTGGAGATTGAGCATAGTAATGGAGAAATTGAACAATTGCACCTTGGTGACAGTTTTGGAATCTTGCCAACTATGGAAAGGCTTTTGCATAGAGGTGTCATGAGAACAAAGTAAGTGTAGTGTCGaagattttcattatttatcaaagttcttattatttaatatgaGAGATATGTTGAGAGAAtccattttttcttttctagaTGCGACGACTGCCAGTTTGTATGCGTTACACAAGCGGATTACTTTAGAATTCAACATCAAGGGGAAGAGAACACCAGGAGGCACGAAGAAAACGGGAGAGTGATTTTGGTAACTGAGTTAAGGGGTGCTTTGGATGGTGGAGCACGAAGAGGTCATGTAGTGATTCGTGGAACTCCCGAACGTTTAATGTTACAACTTATTGAAGAAAACAGTATTACCGACCCCACTTATATAGAAGATTTCTTATTAACTCATCGAACATTTATTGATAGTCCTTTATTAGTTGCAAGTCAATTGTTAGAGTGGTTTGATCAAGCACAAGTTAGAGACAGAGTTGCTCGCGTAGTACTTCTTTGGGTAAACAATCATTTTACGGACTTTGAAACTGATCCGGCCATGATGGAATTTTTAGAAGCTTTTGAAGCTGGATTGGAGCGAGAGAAAATGCAAGGCCAGCAAAGGTATATCTTATTTTCACTTTACTCTCCTCGAATTTTACATCTACTACGACACAATATAATTGAAATATCGTTAAATcattacagattattaaatatCGCGTGTGCTGCAAAAGCGAGGACGCGGAATGTAACATTAGCAAGGCCTTCCAGAGATGATATCTtgcattttagtattttaggggGATATGAAAGGggttttggtatttttatttcaaaagttgataAAAAATCGAAAGCTGAAGACGTCGGTTTAAAACGAGGCGATCAGATTTTAGAAGTAAACGGACAAAGCTTTGAGCATGTGAGTCATGCCAGGGCTCTCGAAATTTTAAGAGGATCCACTCATCTCAGTATAACTGTTAAATCCAATTTACTTGGTATGTGCCACCTTTTAAAATTAAGAATCGTGTACGTTACTCTTTTTATACGAGCAATAAATTACTGTTGTAGCGTTTAAAGAAATGCTTCAGATGCCAGACGATTCGCCGAGGCCGCGTGGAAGAGCAAATAAACCTGAGATTTCAAGACTACAAACTGATCCGCGTGCAAGGTTGTCTACGCACGTGGATCCGATAACTCCAGTAAATCCTCTGGTGGGCGGTGTTCCATTATTAATTCCCGATTCAAATGTTTCTCCGTGTAAAGACGCTAAAAAGGAACATAAAGGATTCATGACCCTTGGACCGAAAAGAAGATTACAGAAAGCTCTAATGAAGATGAATATACTGCCAAAGAATACTATTAAGTAAGTATTATAAGTACAattctattattaaatttctgaacattagaatgtatttaaattacattctaataataagtaaattgaaattcataaatttaaatttctaaatagtgCTATTCTTTTTTACAGCGATGGTGTACATGTAGATGATCCCCTCGCACCTCCTCACACACCACCGGGAACAACAGGACTTGCACAGACTACAACAAACCTTTATCACTCCAAAAGTAATCCTGATCTTACGTCGTTGTATTGCTACGATGACTTAAGGGCGCCTGACTACCCTGAACACgttttaaaagtttataaagCCGATCAAACTTGTAAATATCTTCTTATTCACAAAGAAACAACAGCGCACGAGGTAAATACATTTGACACAAGACAATATGTACCTtactaaaaatttctatttatatgCTACTATATCGTTTTTAGGTGGTTATGCTAGCTCTCCAAGAATTTGGTATAACCGAGAGCAGTTCGAATTTTTCTTTAGCAGAAGTTAGCGTCGGAGAAGGGGGTATGATTAAACAACGTAGGTTACCGGATCAATTACAGAATCTCGCGGAACGAATTGGCTTGAGTTCtcgatattatttaaaaaccaATGGTATTTCGGAGACTCTCGTAGCGGACGAACAAGCACCTGAATTGATCCGTGAATCTCAGGTTCATTTTTTGCAATTGAATGCAGTTGAAGTTGCCATTCAGCTAACTTTACAAGATTTTAGTATATTCAGGTAAATTGAATGCTTATCATGAATGTCTCTTTTCatgctattatttattttgtaagtaAGAGTATATTCATGCAAATGTTGTTATTAGGCAAATTGAATCTACGGAATACGTGGATGATTTGTTTGAGCTGAAAAGCAGATACGGAGTACCTATGCTTAGGCAGTTTGCGGAACTAGTCAACAGAGAAATGTTTTGGGTTGTGACAGAAGTTTGTTCTGAGCACAATCTTGTTCGacgtagtaaaataataaaacagttcATAAAAATAGCTCGTGAGTTTTGTTACTTATGAGTCATTTAAATGTACACATTTTTGCAATACACTTTTTCATGTTTTCATTTGTAAACAGGACAATGTAAAgagtgtaaaaatttcaattcaatgtTTGCAATTGTGTCCGGTTTGGGACATGGAGCCGTCTCAAGATTGCGAGCATCTTGGGAAAAACTGCCAAGTAAATATCAGAGGCTCTTTAGCGATCTACAGGAATTAATGGATCCCAGCCGCAACATGAGTAAATACCGGCAATTGGTGGCATCTGAACAAACACAACCTCCCATAGTAAGTTAATACTTTCTTGTACAAATTATCCAGTTATTGAGTAGTGTAATAAAACATCgtgtttcattttctttcaGATTCCATTTTATCCAGTAGTGAAGAAAGACCTGACGTTCATACATCTGGGAAATGATTCCAGGGTAGAAAGCTtggtaaattttgaaaaattacgaATGATCGCGAAAGAAGTGAGAACGTTGACGAACATGTGTTCCTCGCCTTACGACTTGTCTATAATGTTAGAAAGGGGTGGTCAACCACCCAGTTCAGCTATGGTCGCCTTAAATCAAATGACTACGGGGAATCAAGGTAATACAATTCGAATTTGTAGAAACAGAGCAAGAATTGTGACATTTCGTTTTTACTAACAGTGTTGCAATGTCCAGGAGGACAAACAGCAACAGTGAAAAGACGAAAAAAGTCGACCGCAGCGCCAAATCCGAAGAAAATGTTCGAGGAGGCGCAGATGGTTCGAAGAGTGAAAGCATATCTCGCTAATATGAAAGTTATCACGGATGAGGAGCGGTTACACGCTCTTTCCGTGGAGTGTGAACCTCATGCAGGAGCTGTTGCAGTAGCTGCTGCGGTACCTCTTAGTACAAGCAGAGGAAGAAGGCATCCTTCTCCTACTTTATCAACCACTAGCAGTGCCAGTAGCACGAGCGAAGGTAGAAAGAGTATACaaggtaaatttattttatattgctgAGTGTATAAGTTCCCGCGATACCGTAGAACAAAGAAGGCACTAAATATCAAAACTGTCtactaaatttattgaaaataagttAGTGTGTTAATTTAGACTGCGGGAACTCATTTacacattttataaatattagttGTTATAGAATGAAACTAATTGTAACTTGTACGTTTAGGCACAAAGTTCGGAGCAGCATCGCCACAGGCGGTACGAAAAATGTTGGCGCTCTCCGATCCTCACAAAACTCGTCCATACCAACCTAAACATTGTCCACCACCGCTTCCAGTGCCAGGATTAGCGTTGCATTCCAGCGGACTGGAGCCTAGTCCTGGTGCACCTAGGAGAGTAGGATCTGGTAGCCGAGTTCCTATGCATGAGCGATCCCATAGCGATACTCCTTCC
This Megachile rotundata isolate GNS110a chromosome 7, iyMegRotu1, whole genome shotgun sequence DNA region includes the following protein-coding sequences:
- the LOC100884044 gene encoding rap guanine nucleotide exchange factor 2 isoform X2, giving the protein MHKHTSQLRGPSGTGSGHHVANRGPVRRWNSFHGGGSVGGGASNFNDTVGNGNLPSGMISKASQEPFRAVPRAVQALRSESVDRSHRVQPPPPPAFPRRRFSVCFGKRTGGSARRPNECFVLEPSEMIVIDYPEVHGGRMHRPPHPHPITDHRQVNLVFDDTFSQGLTGRPELYQKSNRSSHSSDTSSAYSGSDTMTSVQSSLDADADDVDLSGLVESIVDSDEEEDLAESMDSLTVRDPVRECLEKDPMERTEDDIETLLEFTQQLKAFTNMTLAVRRALCAVMVFAVVERAGMIVLNDGEELDSWSVLINGAVEIEHSNGEIEQLHLGDSFGILPTMERLLHRGVMRTKCDDCQFVCVTQADYFRIQHQGEENTRRHEENGRVILVTELRGALDGGARRGHVVIRGTPERLMLQLIEENSITDPTYIEDFLLTHRTFIDSPLLVASQLLEWFDQAQVRDRVARVVLLWVNNHFTDFETDPAMMEFLEAFEAGLEREKMQGQQRLLNIACAAKARTRNVTLARPSRDDILHFSILGGYERGFGIFISKVDKKSKAEDVGLKRGDQILEVNGQSFEHVSHARALEILRGSTHLSITVKSNLLEMLQMPDDSPRPRGRANKPEISRLQTDPRARLSTHVDPITPVNPLVGGVPLLIPDSNVSPCKDAKKEHKGFMTLGPKRRLQKALMKMNILPKNTINDGVHVDDPLAPPHTPPGTTGLAQTTTNLYHSKSNPDLTSLYCYDDLRAPDYPEHVLKVYKADQTCKYLLIHKETTAHEVVMLALQEFGITESSSNFSLAEVSVGEGGMIKQRRLPDQLQNLAERIGLSSRYYLKTNGISETLVADEQAPELIRESQVHFLQLNAVEVAIQLTLQDFSIFRQIESTEYVDDLFELKSRYGVPMLRQFAELVNREMFWVVTEVCSEHNLVRRSKIIKQFIKIARQCKECKNFNSMFAIVSGLGHGAVSRLRASWEKLPSKYQRLFSDLQELMDPSRNMSKYRQLVASEQTQPPIIPFYPVVKKDLTFIHLGNDSRVESLVNFEKLRMIAKEVRTLTNMCSSPYDLSIMLERGGQPPSSAMVALNQMTTGNQVLQCPGGQTATVKRRKKSTAAPNPKKMFEEAQMVRRVKAYLANMKVITDEERLHALSVECEPHAGAVAVAAAVPLSTSRGRRHPSPTLSTTSSASSTSEGRKSIQGTKFGAASPQAVRKMLALSDPHKTRPYQPKHCPPPLPVPGLALHSSGLEPSPGAPRRVGSGSRVPMHERSHSDTPSSLPPPVDLSAESSSVTSLSNLQPLRKTLTSGSVTSSDSGHSTQLDSHSGSSVEAGGSPPPPQRRHSAMQGSVLRGGAPPFPHAVAVLPPLPANHNQNHNHNHHHHHHHHHQHYYDHHHHQPQNPQGTTGLGVGVGLGVTAVHPPPGAGTTIMTTMSTITTMTSMTTIRPGIGSTQCRQPPAYKVAAQMARLHRLGRAHSHEGVTYRTDHEDDDEDAQVSAV
- the LOC100884044 gene encoding rap guanine nucleotide exchange factor 2 isoform X16; amino-acid sequence: MHKHTSQLRGPSGTGSGHHVANRGPVRRWNSFHGGGSVGGGASNFNDTVGNGNLPSGMISKASQEPFRAVPRAVQALRSESVDRSHRVQPPPPPAFPRRRFSVCFGKRTGGSARRPNECFVLEPSEMIVIDYPEVHGGRMHRPPHPHPITDHRQVNLVFDDTFSQGLTGRPELYQKSNRSSHSSDTSSAYSGSDTMTSVQSSLDADADDVDLSGLVESIVDSDEEEDLAESMDSLTVRDPVRECLEKDPMERTEDDIETLLEFTQQLKAFTNMTLAVRRALCAVMVFAVVERAGMIVLNDGEELDSWSVLINGAVEIEHSNGEIEQLHLGDSFGILPTMERLLHRGVMRTKCDDCQFVCVTQADYFRIQHQGEENTRRHEENGRVILVTELRGALDGGARRGHVVIRGTPERLMLQLIEENSITDPTYIEDFLLTHRTFIDSPLLVASQLLEWFDQAQVRDRVARVVLLWVNNHFTDFETDPAMMEFLEAFEAGLEREKMQGQQRLLNIACAAKARTRNVTLARPSRDDILHFSILGGYERGFGIFISKVDKKSKAEDVGLKRGDQILEVNGQSFEHVSHARALEILRGSTHLSITVKSNLLAFKEMLQMPDDSPRPRGRANKPEISRLQTDPRARLSTHVDPITPVNPLVGGVPLLIPDSNVSPCKDAKKEHKGFMTLGPKRRLQKALMKMNILPKNTINDGVHVDDPLAPPHTPPGTTGLAQTTTNLYHSKSNPDLTSLYCYDDLRAPDYPEHVLKVYKADQTCKYLLIHKETTAHEVVMLALQEFGITESSSNFSLAEVSVGEGGMIKQRRLPDQLQNLAERIGLSSRYYLKTNGISETLVADEQAPELIRESQVHFLQLNAVEVAIQLTLQDFSIFRQIESTEYVDDLFELKSRYGVPMLRQFAELVNREMFWVVTEVCSEHNLVRRSKIIKQFIKIARQCKECKNFNSMFAIVSGLGHGAVSRLRASWEKLPSKYQRLFSDLQELMDPSRNMSKYRQLVASEQTQPPIIPFYPVVKKDLTFIHLGNDSRVESLVNFEKLRMIAKEVRTLTNMCSSPYDLSIMLERGGQPPSSAMVALNQMTTGNQVLQCPGGQTATVKRRKKSTAAPNPKKMFEEAQMVRRVKAYLANMKVITDEERLHALSVECEPHAGAVAVAAAVPLSTSRGRRHPSPTLSTTSSASSTSEGRKSIQGTKFGAASPQAVRKMLALSDPHKTRPYQPKHCPPPLPVPGLALHSSGLEPSPGAPRRVGSGSRVPMHERSHSDTPSSLPPPVDLSAESSSVTSLSNLQPLRKTLTSGSVTSSDSGHSTQLDSHSGSSVEAGGSPPPPQRRHSAMQERVLPLRTRSSLLRF
- the LOC100884044 gene encoding rap guanine nucleotide exchange factor 2 isoform X17, whose product is MHKHTSQLRGPSGTGSGHHVANRGPVRRWNSFHGGGSVGGGASNFNDTVGNGNLPSGMISKASQEPFRAVPRAVQALRSESVDRSHRVQPPPPPAFPRRRFSVCFGKRTGGSARRPNECFVLEPSEMIVIDYPEVHGGRMHRPPHPHPITDHRQVNLVFDDTFSQGLTGRPELYQKSNRSSHSSDTSSAYSGSDTMTSVQSSLDADADDVDLSGLVESIVDSDEEEDLAESMDSLTVRDPVRECLEKDPMERTEDDIETLLEFTQQLKAFTNMTLAVRRALCAVMVFAVVERAGMIVLNDGEELDSWSVLINGAVEIEHSNGEIEQLHLGDSFGILPTMERLLHRGVMRTKCDDCQFVCVTQADYFRIQHQGEENTRRHEENGRVILVTELRGALDGGARRGHVVIRGTPERLMLQLIEENSITDPTYIEDFLLTHRTFIDSPLLVASQLLEWFDQAQVRDRVARVVLLWVNNHFTDFETDPAMMEFLEAFEAGLEREKMQGQQRLLNIACAAKARTRNVTLARPSRDDILHFSILGGYERGFGIFISKVDKKSKAEDVGLKRGDQILEVNGQSFEHVSHARALEILRGSTHLSITVKSNLLAFKEMLQMPDDSPRPRGRANKPEISRLQTDPRARLSTHVDPITPVNPLVGGVPLLIPDSNVSPCKDAKKEHKGFMTLGPKRRLQKALMKMNILPKNTINDGVHVDDPLAPPHTPPGTTGLAQTTTNLYHSKSNPDLTSLYCYDDLRAPDYPEHVLKVYKADQTCKYLLIHKETTAHEVVMLALQEFGITESSSNFSLAEVSVGEGGMIKQRRLPDQLQNLAERIGLSSRYYLKTNGISETLVADEQAPELIRESQVHFLQLNAVEVAIQLTLQDFSIFRQIESTEYVDDLFELKSRYGVPMLRQFAELVNREMFWVVTEVCSEHNLVRRSKIIKQFIKIARQCKECKNFNSMFAIVSGLGHGAVSRLRASWEKLPSKYQRLFSDLQELMDPSRNMSKYRQLVASEQTQPPIIPFYPVVKKDLTFIHLGNDSRVESLVNFEKLRMIAKEVRTLTNMCSSPYDLSIMLERGGQPPSSAMVALNQMTTGNQVLQCPGGQTATVKRRKKSTAAPNPKKMFEEAQMVRRVKAYLANMKVITDEERLHALSVECEPHAGAVAVAAAVPLSTSRGRRHPSPTLSTTSSASSTSEGRKSIQGTKFGAASPQAVRKMLALSDPHKTRPYQPKHCPPPLPVPGLALHSSGLEPSPGAPRRVGSGSRVPMHERSHSDTPSSLPPPVDLSAESSSVTSLSNLQPLRKTLTSGSVTSSDSGHSTQLDSHSGSSVEAGGSPPPPQRRHSAMQDDEDAQVSAV